A DNA window from Augochlora pura isolate Apur16 chromosome 9, APUR_v2.2.1, whole genome shotgun sequence contains the following coding sequences:
- the Rpl32 gene encoding ribosomal protein L32: MAIRPVYRPTIVKKRTKKFIRHQSDRYSKLKRNWRKPKGIDNRVRRRFKGQYLMPNIGYGSNKKTRHMLPTGFRKVLVHNVKELEVLMMQNRKFCAEIAHGVSSKKRKTIVERAQQLSIRVTNASARLRSQENE; the protein is encoded by the exons ATGGCTATTCGACCGGTATATAGGCCCACAATTGTTAAGAAGAGGACTAAGAAGTTCATTCGCCATCAAAGCGACCGATACAGTAAACTGAAg agaaACTGGCGTAAACCAAAAGGTATTGACAACAGAGTCCGTAGGCGCTTCAAGGGTCAGTATTTGATGCCCAATATTGGTTATGGAAGCAACAAGAAAACACGTCATATGCTACCAACTGGTTTCAGGAAAGTTTTGGTACACAACGTTAAG GAATTAGAGGTTTTAATGATGCAAAATAGGAAATTCTGTGCTGAAATTGCTCATGGTGTGAGTAGTAAAAAACGCAAAACTATTGTTGAACGTGCTCAGCAACTTTCCATTCGAGTAACTAATGCCAGTGCAAGATTACGTTCTCAAGAAAATGAATAA
- the Esp gene encoding epidermal stripes and patches: MSKANGTGAANEHNGHEVYTNHGFNGFGDNLSHSNSNNSQILRDSYESHQGIQGSSDFILVEDPGDYTIEKKDSLFTSVVQCTRRRLRSACTKKTIHKRLPILNWLPRYNSQDFVGDLVAGITVGLTVIPQSLAYANVANVPPQYGLYGSFLGCFIYIIFGSCKDTPFGPTAIISLLTYQTVSHLEAPLQHAILACFLCGVIELIMGIFGLGFLIDFVSGPVSSGFTSAVALIIVTSQVKDILGIPAKGSQFVEMWKSMAGQLHKTSAWDATLGASCIAFLLLLRLLAAYKIGPKEEELQTPKYRIINKIIWLIGTSRNAFLVIICGILGYSFSERSPFRLIGYIPGGMPNIYLPPFSYTKSDNTTVTFVEMVSNLGSGILVIPLISLMEDIAICKAFSTGKSVDATQELIALGIANIGNSFIQAFPGSGSLSRSAVNNASGVRTPMGGLYTGALVILALLFLTPYFSYIPKATLAAIIIAAVIFMVEVKVVKPMWRTKKSDLIPGVATFVACLLLQLEIGILCGIGINIMFILYHAARPKISVEKLTTRHGIQYLMLTPDRCLIFPSVDYVRNLVTKYSQRNGNISTAVVIDCTHIYGADFTAATVIETLTRDFALRGQPLIFYNLKPSVYAVFEGVASSDLVVYYNQEALDGLLKDRGCLKQAK; encoded by the exons ATGAGCAAAGCGAACGGCACGGGTGCTGCAAATGAACACAATGGGCACGAGGTGTACACGAATCATGGTTTCAACGGGTTTGGAGACAATTTAAGTCACAGCAACTCCAACAATTCCCAAATTCTACGTGACTCCTACGAAAGTCACCAGGGAATACAAGGTTCCTCTGATTTTATAT TGGTGGAGGATCCGGGGGATTATACGATCGAAAAGAAGGACAGCCTCTTTACTTCGGTGGTGCAATGCACCAGGCGACGTTTGAGGTCGGCATGTACGAAGAAAACCATTCACAAAAGGCTACCGATCTTAAATTGGTTACCAAGGTACAACAGTCAAGATTTCGTCGGTGATCTTGTCGCTGGCATCACCGTCGGACTCACTGTGATTCCACAATCGTTGGCTTATGCTAACGTGGCGAACGTACCTCCGCAG TATGGATTGTACGGTAGCTTCTTAggctgttttatttatattattttcggaTCCTGTAAAGACACACCGTTTGGACCGACCGCGATCATATCCTTACTTACTTACCAGACCGTTTCTCATCTCGAGGCACCGTTGCAACACGCAATATTAGCGTGTTTCTTATGTGGAGtgatagaattaataatgGGTATATTTGGCCTCG gatttttaatcgatttcgtATCCGGACCAGTCAGCTCAGGCTTTACATCTGCGGTAGCTCTGATAATTGTCACATCGCAAGTAAAAGACATCCTCGGCATTCCCGCCAAAGGATCACAATTTGTGGAGATGTGGAAAAGTATGGCTGGACAGCTGCATAAAACATCAGCTTGGGATGCTACTCTTGGCGCGAGTTGCATAGCATTTCTTCTACTTCTCAGA CTGTTAGCGGCATACAAAATTGGACCCAAAGAAGAAGAACTTCAAACTCCAAAATATcgcattataaataaaatcatttggTTAATTGGTACGTCGCGAAATGCGTTTCTGGTGATAATTTGTGGCATTTTGGGATACAGCTTTAGTGAAAGATCTCCCTTCAGATTGATTg GATACATACCAGGGGGTATGCCTAACATATATTTACCACCATTCTCATATACCAAAAGTGATAATACAACAGTGACTTTCGTCGAGATGGTTTCAAATTTGGGAAGTGGTATCCTGGTTATACCGCTCATTTCTTTAATGGAGGATATTGCTATTTGCAAAGCATTTT CAACTGGAAAATCAGTTGATGCAACACAAGAGCTGATAGCTCTTGGAATAGCAAATATCGGTAATTCGTTCATTCAAGCTTTTCCTGGATCAGGATCTCTTAGCAGAAGTGCTGTGAACAATGCGTCTGGAGTTAGAACTCCAATGGGTGGTCTGTACACAG GTGCCCTAGTAATATTAGCTCTCCTATTTCTCACACCATACTTTAGTTACATACCGAAAGCCACGTTAGCTGCCATTATCATAGCTGCTGTAATATTTATGGTGGAAGTTAAAGTTGTAAAGCCAATGTGGAGGACAAAGA AGTCGGATTTAATCCCGGGGGTAGCAACTTTCGTTGCGtgtttattattgcaattggAAATTGGGATTTTATGTGgtattggaataaatattatgtttattttataccaTGCAGCTCGTCCAAAAATATCAGTAGAAAAACTCACA ACCCGACATGGCATTCAGTATCTTATGTTAACACCGGATCGGTGCTTAATTTTCCCCTCGGTAGACTACGTACGGAATTTAGTAACAAAATACAGTCAACGTAATGGAAACATTTCTACGGCAGTCGTAATTGACTGCACGCATATTTATGGAGCAGATTTTACCGCAGCTACAGTAATTGAAACATTGACAAGAGATTTTGCATTAAGAGGTCAACCCctcattttttacaatttgaaaCCTTCTGTTTACGCGGTATTCGAGGGTGTTGCGTCGAGTGATCTTGTTGTGTATTATAACCAGGAGGCACTGGATGGTCTTTTGAAGGATCGAGGATGCTTAAAACAAGCTAAATAG